One genomic segment of Gottschalkia acidurici 9a includes these proteins:
- a CDS encoding YkuS family protein produces the protein MKKNVLVQSDLENIKKGLNELGHSVVDMETGVDIDAIVYMADGANVNYHNQIMDVGENILNNNGAILINATGKTIEDIDNMINNKVYSPLGLRG, from the coding sequence ATGAAAAAAAATGTTTTAGTTCAAAGTGACTTAGAAAATATAAAAAAAGGATTAAATGAATTAGGACATAGTGTAGTTGATATGGAAACAGGAGTAGATATAGATGCAATAGTCTACATGGCAGATGGGGCTAATGTAAATTATCATAATCAAATAATGGACGTCGGGGAAAATATTTTGAATAATAATGGTGCAATATTAATTAATGCAACAGGTAAAACAATAGAGGATATAGATAATATGATAAATAATAAAGTCTATAGTCCATTAGGATTGAGAGGATAA
- the yqeB gene encoding selenium-dependent molybdenum cofactor biosynthesis protein YqeB, protein MINDVVVIRGAGDLATGIGHRLHRCGFKVLHLDLETPLVIRRTVAFTKAIFDGEGEVEGVKCIKANNLQDVYDVWEKAHVPVMVDSKAEIIKELKPDILVDAIIAKKNRGTNRDMAPITIGIGPGFIAPDEVDVVVESKRGHYLGTAITKGSAEPNTGIPGMIGGFGKERVMHSPASGVIRNIRSIGDIVKKDDILAYIGENRVPLKASIDGVLRGLISNGIDVFEGLKIADIDPRAEIDHCFTITDKAKSIAGGVLEGIFYMKKIKGL, encoded by the coding sequence ATGATTAATGATGTAGTAGTTATACGTGGTGCAGGAGATTTGGCAACTGGTATAGGACATAGACTTCATAGATGCGGATTTAAGGTACTACATTTAGATCTTGAAACCCCTCTAGTCATAAGAAGAACGGTAGCATTTACTAAAGCTATATTTGACGGGGAAGGAGAGGTAGAAGGAGTCAAATGTATAAAGGCAAATAATCTACAAGATGTGTATGACGTTTGGGAAAAAGCACATGTACCAGTTATGGTAGATTCAAAAGCAGAAATTATAAAAGAATTGAAGCCAGATATATTAGTAGATGCAATAATAGCTAAGAAAAATAGAGGAACGAATAGAGACATGGCACCTATAACTATAGGAATAGGGCCAGGATTTATAGCTCCAGATGAAGTAGATGTAGTAGTAGAGTCTAAGAGAGGACATTATCTAGGAACCGCTATAACTAAGGGGAGTGCAGAGCCAAATACTGGAATACCGGGTATGATAGGTGGATTTGGAAAAGAGAGAGTTATGCATTCACCAGCAAGTGGAGTAATAAGAAATATAAGATCAATAGGGGATATAGTAAAGAAGGATGATATATTAGCTTATATAGGAGAAAATAGGGTACCACTTAAAGCTAGTATAGACGGAGTATTGAGAGGACTAATAAGTAACGGAATAGATGTCTTTGAAGGATTAAAAATAGCTGATATAGACCCGAGAGCGGAAATAGATCATTGCTTTACTATAACTGACAAAGCCAAATCAATAGCTGGAGGTGTCTTAGAAGGTATCTTTTATATGAAAAAGATTAAAGGCTTATAA
- the mocA gene encoding molybdenum cofactor cytidylyltransferase, whose amino-acid sequence MIIGIIMASGFSRRMKRDKLLLEIDGSTIIEKVLIACKVSKLDDIMIIYRKKEIKEIADRYNIKSIYNENAVNGQSESVKLGLMNIDDDIEGVMFIVGDQPYLDPNTIDDLIIEFRKEKDKIIVPIYGEKKGNPVIFPTSLKEEFFNIDGDVGGKIIINKFIDKVKFINIENYKAGIDIDTWEEYENLKEGI is encoded by the coding sequence GGTATAATAATGGCCTCAGGATTTTCTAGAAGAATGAAGAGAGACAAGCTATTATTAGAGATAGACGGGAGTACTATAATAGAGAAAGTTTTAATAGCATGCAAGGTTTCTAAGTTAGACGATATAATGATTATATATAGAAAAAAAGAAATAAAAGAAATAGCAGATAGATATAATATAAAGTCTATATATAATGAAAATGCTGTAAACGGTCAAAGTGAGTCTGTAAAGCTTGGGCTAATGAATATCGATGATGATATTGAAGGGGTAATGTTTATAGTAGGAGACCAGCCATATTTAGATCCCAATACCATAGATGACCTTATAATTGAATTTAGAAAAGAGAAAGATAAAATTATAGTTCCTATTTACGGAGAGAAGAAAGGAAATCCAGTAATTTTTCCCACAAGCTTGAAAGAGGAATTTTTTAATATAGATGGAGATGTAGGTGGAAAGATAATAATAAACAAATTTATAGATAAAGTAAAATTTATAAATATAGAGAATTATAAAGCAGGTATAGATATAGATACCTGGGAAGAGTATGAAAACTTAAAAGAAGGGATTTGA
- a CDS encoding DUF4446 family protein gives MNYYMGYLKNIFATYSFEIVFVLVIVSIILLIFNAINRAKIALMAKKYKDLSRLLQLEKSESLEDTLITYLQELGAVKDGVRNLEFRYREMNDKLKVSIQKVGFIRYNAFNDMGSDLSFSIALLDENSNGFVITNIYAKDESNVYAKPIVDGKSTYPLSVEEMQALDRAMSLPGEVTA, from the coding sequence ATGAACTATTATATGGGTTATTTAAAAAATATTTTTGCTACCTATAGTTTTGAAATAGTATTTGTACTTGTTATAGTTAGTATTATTTTATTAATTTTTAATGCAATTAACAGAGCTAAGATAGCACTTATGGCCAAAAAATATAAAGATTTAAGTAGGCTTCTTCAGTTAGAAAAATCAGAATCTTTGGAAGATACTCTAATAACCTATCTTCAAGAACTAGGAGCTGTAAAGGATGGAGTGAGAAATTTAGAGTTTAGATATCGAGAGATGAATGATAAGTTAAAGGTATCTATACAGAAAGTTGGATTTATTAGATACAACGCATTTAATGATATGGGAAGTGACCTAAGTTTTTCTATAGCTTTACTAGATGAAAATTCAAATGGATTTGTAATAACAAATATATATGCTAAAGATGAGAGTAATGTATATGCCAAACCTATAGTAGATGGAAAGTCTACTTATCCATTATCAGTAGAAGAAATGCAAGCTTTAGATAGAGCTATGTCACTACCAGGTGAAGTAACAGCATAA
- a CDS encoding aminotransferase class V-fold PLP-dependent enzyme encodes MVYLDNAATTFPKPEGVYIEVMKALQEYGANPGRSGHKLALQAGRVIYETREILAELFNIENPMNIVFTNNATEGLNIAIKGLLKSGDHVITSSMEHNSVLRPLKALEKKGVETTIIQCDEKGFININDIKNSIKENTKAIITTHASNVTGTIFPIKEIGQLAKENNIVYILDGAQTAGVYDIDVKYMNIDILVAPGHKSLLGPQGTGFIYIKEGLCLDCIKEGGTGSSSESLFQPEMMPDKFESGTPNTPGIAGLGAGVKYILDKGIENIRSHEKELTKYFLDELKKINDVIIYGPCDVEKQAPVISINIKDQDSSEVGYVLDNIFDIGVRTGLHCASLAHKTIGTLEQGTIRFSIGYSNTKEEIDLAITAIKQIIEEI; translated from the coding sequence TTGGTTTATCTTGATAATGCTGCGACTACTTTTCCTAAGCCTGAGGGTGTTTATATAGAAGTTATGAAAGCTCTGCAAGAATATGGAGCTAATCCAGGAAGATCAGGACACAAGCTAGCACTACAAGCAGGAAGAGTTATATATGAAACCAGGGAGATTCTAGCTGAACTTTTTAATATAGAAAATCCTATGAATATAGTATTTACTAATAATGCAACTGAAGGCTTAAATATAGCAATTAAGGGATTATTAAAGTCAGGAGATCATGTTATAACGTCTTCTATGGAGCATAACTCTGTCCTTAGGCCTCTTAAAGCATTAGAAAAAAAAGGTGTTGAGACTACCATTATACAGTGTGATGAAAAGGGATTTATAAATATAAATGATATTAAAAATAGTATTAAAGAAAACACAAAAGCTATAATAACAACACATGCATCAAACGTAACAGGTACAATATTTCCAATAAAAGAAATAGGCCAGTTAGCTAAAGAAAATAACATAGTCTATATATTAGATGGAGCTCAAACAGCAGGAGTATATGATATAGATGTAAAATATATGAATATAGATATATTAGTGGCACCAGGTCATAAGAGTCTTTTAGGACCACAGGGAACAGGATTTATATATATAAAAGAAGGATTATGTCTAGATTGTATAAAAGAAGGTGGAACTGGTAGTAGTTCTGAATCATTATTTCAACCAGAAATGATGCCAGATAAATTTGAAAGTGGAACTCCAAATACACCAGGAATAGCTGGACTAGGAGCTGGAGTTAAATATATATTAGATAAAGGGATAGAGAATATAAGAAGCCATGAGAAAGAATTAACTAAGTATTTCTTAGACGAATTAAAAAAAATAAACGATGTAATAATATATGGCCCTTGCGATGTAGAAAAACAAGCACCGGTAATTTCTATAAATATAAAAGATCAGGATTCCTCAGAGGTAGGATATGTCTTAGATAATATATTTGATATAGGGGTAAGGACAGGACTACACTGTGCATCATTAGCTCATAAGACTATAGGAACTCTAGAACAAGGAACCATAAGATTTAGTATCGGATATTCTAACACTAAAGAAGAAATAGATTTAGCAATAACAGCTATAAAACAAATAATAGAAGAAATATAA
- a CDS encoding XdhC family protein, translated as MDTIVLKRVYESIKKNNKIALVMVTNVKGVTPARVGLSMCVTEDGFTIGTVGGGKMEFEVVNKSLECLKSGISETFCYKQEVSEVAKIGDVEIGLFIKVFNPKEKLLIVGGGHVGFTLYQIAKSQDFYTVIFDSREEFCNKDRFPEADELHVGDIEENLKRYNIDEKCYIVASGHEHKQDEIVVKSCIDRGAKYLGMLGSSKKIKTIKENLMKEGISKESLEKVYMPIGLNMGGDSLKEIAFGIFGEILVVKNNAKIDHMKNIKNKFKYKSTFN; from the coding sequence ATGGACACTATAGTTTTAAAGAGAGTATACGAAAGTATTAAAAAAAATAATAAAATCGCACTAGTGATGGTTACTAATGTGAAGGGGGTAACACCAGCAAGAGTAGGATTAAGTATGTGTGTGACTGAAGACGGCTTCACTATAGGAACAGTAGGTGGAGGAAAGATGGAATTTGAGGTAGTTAATAAGTCATTAGAGTGCCTTAAGTCGGGAATAAGCGAAACATTTTGTTATAAGCAAGAAGTTTCGGAAGTAGCCAAAATAGGAGACGTTGAAATAGGATTGTTTATAAAAGTATTTAATCCTAAAGAAAAATTACTAATAGTAGGTGGAGGACACGTAGGATTCACACTATATCAAATAGCTAAATCACAAGATTTCTATACCGTAATATTTGATAGTAGAGAAGAATTTTGTAATAAAGATAGATTTCCTGAAGCTGATGAACTACATGTCGGGGATATAGAGGAGAATTTAAAAAGATATAATATAGATGAGAAATGTTATATAGTCGCATCAGGTCATGAGCATAAGCAAGATGAGATAGTAGTTAAGAGCTGTATAGATAGAGGTGCTAAATATTTAGGTATGTTAGGAAGTAGTAAAAAAATTAAAACTATAAAGGAAAACTTAATGAAAGAAGGCATATCTAAAGAAAGTTTAGAAAAAGTATATATGCCCATAGGACTTAATATGGGAGGAGATTCTTTAAAAGAGATAGCATTTGGAATCTTTGGAGAGATACTTGTTGTAAAAAATAACGCAAAAATAGATCATATGAAAAATATAAAAAATAAATTTAAATATAAAAGTACTTTTAATTAA